A genomic region of Papaver somniferum cultivar HN1 chromosome 7, ASM357369v1, whole genome shotgun sequence contains the following coding sequences:
- the LOC113300227 gene encoding SNF1-related protein kinase catalytic subunit alpha KIN10-like produces the protein MDGSNRGNAGADVFLPNYKLGKTLGIGSFGKVKIAEHALTGHKVAIKILNRRKIRSLEMEEKVRREIKILRLFMHPHIIRLYEVIETPSDIYVVMEYVKSGELFDYIVEKGRLQEDEARNFFQQIISGVEYCHRNMVVHRDLKPENLLLDSKYNVKIADFGLSNIMRDGHFLKTSCGSPNYAAPEVISGKLYAGPEVDVWSCGVILYALLCGTLPFDDENIPNLFKKIKGGIYTLPSHLSAGARELIPRMLVVDPMKRMTIPEIRQHPWFQAHLPRYLAVPPPDTMQQAKKMDEDILTEVIQMGFDRNQLIESLSNRVQNEATVAYYLLLDNRFRPTSGYLGAEFQESVEKNVTPVEQIPVYMDHQGLGLKQLPVERKWTLGLQSGAHPRQIMTAVLNALQELQVGWKKVGHYNMKCRWLPRSDGMVNNSAHGNNFFEDYSATVNKDSASSGSSNAVKFEVQLYKTREEKYLLDLQRVTGPQFLYLDLCAAFLAQLGVL, from the exons ATGGATGGTTCTAATAGAGGGAACGCTGGTGCTGATGTGTTTTTACCCAATTATAAACTTGGGAAAACTTTAGGAATTGGTTCGTTTGGCAAAGTGAAAATTGCAGAGCATGCACTGACTGGACACAAAGTTGCTATTAAAATTCTTAATCGCCGTAAAATAAGGAGCTTGGAAATGGAGGAAAAAG TTAGACGAGAAATCAAGATACTGAGGTTGTTCATGCACCCTCACATTATAAGGCTTTATGAGGTCATAGAGACCCCCAGTGACATATATGTTGTAATGGAGTATGTGAAGTCTGGAGAGCTGTTTGATTACATCGTAGAGAAGGGTAGGTTGCAGGAGGATGAAGCTCGAAACTTTTTTCAGCAG ATTATTTCTGGCGTGGAGTACTGCCACCGGAATATGGTAGTTCACCGAGATCTTAAACCCGAGAACTTGCTGTTGGATTCAAAATACAATGTGAAAATTGCTGATTTTGGCTTGAGCAATATCATGCGTGATGGTCATTTCTTAAAAACAAGCTGTGGAAGCCCGAACTATGCTGCTCCCGAG GTGATATCTGGAAAACTATATGCTGGGCCTGAGGTAGATGTCTGGAGCTGCGGTGTTATCTTGTATGCCCTTCTATGTGGTACTTTGCCCTTTGATGATGAAAACATTCCTAACCTGTTCAAGAAAATAAAG GGTGGAATTTATACACTACCAAGTCATCTATCAGCTGGAGCAAGGGAATTGATCCCGAGGATGCTTGTGGTTGATCCCATGAAGCGAATGACCATTCCTGAGATCCGTCAGCATCCATGGTTCCAAGCTCATCTTCCGCGCTATTTAGCTGTTCCTCCACCAGACACAATGCAACAGGCAAAGAAG ATGGATGAAGACATTCTTACAGAAGTAATTCAGATGGGATttgacaggaaccaattgattgaATCTCTTAGCAACAGAGTTCAAAATGAG GCAACTGTTGCATATTATCTGTTGCTGGACAATCGGTTTCGACCTACCAGCGGCTATCTAGGAGCTGAGTTTCAGGAATCTGTG GAAAAAAATGTCACTCCTGTGGAACAAATCCCAGTATATATGGATCACCAGGGTCTTGGTTTAAAACAACTCCCTGTAGAGAGAAAATGGACTCTTGGACTTCAG TCAGGAGCTCATCCTCGCCAGATAATGACTGCAGTTCTCAACGCTTTGCAAGAATTGCAGGTGGGATGGAAAAAGGTTGGACACTACAACATGAAGTGCAGGTGGCTTCCTCGCTCTGATGGCATGGTTAACAATTCCGCACATGGTAACAACTTCTTTGAAGATTATTCAGCTACAGTCAATAAAGATAGCGCTTCCAGTGGATCATCTAACGCTGTCAAATTTGAAGTTCAG CTATACAAGACTCGCGAGGAGAAGTATCTGCTTGATCTACAAAGAGTAACCGGACCACAATTTCTATATCTGGATCTTTGTGCGGCTTTTCTTGCTCAGCTCGGGGTCCTCTAA